Below is a window of Mycobacterium dioxanotrophicus DNA.
GAGAAGAGAAGGACCCGTGAAGCAGCTCAGCGGCCTCGACGCCACATTCCTCTACCTGGAGACCCCGACGACCTTCGGGCACGTCACCGGGCTGATGATCTTCGAACGACCCAACGAGGAATTCGACCCGTACGCCGCGGTGTACGCCAAGTACGCGTCGCTGATCGGTGAGCTCGAACCGCTGCGCCGGAGGTTGGTCGAGGTGCCACTGGGCCTCGACCATCCGTACTGGGTCGACGATCCCAACTTCGACCTCGACTTCCACATCCGCGAAATCCATCTGGCCCGACCGGGAATGGCCGACCAACTGGCCGACCAGGTCTCGCGCATCGTCGGGCGCCCCATGGATCGCAACCGGCCACTGTGGGAGGTCTACGTCATCGACGGCCTGCACAGCGGTCGCTGGGCCATGCTCACCAAATACCATCACGCCACCATCGACGGTGCCGCCGGGCAGCTGATGCTCAACATCATCACCGACACCGAACCGGACACCACGCCACCCGGGCCGGGCCCGGCCTGGCAACCCGAAGAGCTGCCGAGCACCGTGGAACTGCTGCGCAAAACGGCCGTCAACCTCGCCGGACACCCCGTCAAGGCCCTGCGGGTGCAGACCCGGCTGGTCCGCCAGCTCGCCGACACCGCAGGCATCGACAGCATCAGCAGCGCTGCGGCCAAGACCGGCTCGGCGATCAAATCCCTTGCGCGACTGGGTAAAGAGGACGGACCCAAGATTCCGCTGCCGACATCGGCGGCGCCACCCACCCCGTGGAACAAGCCCATCACCGGACACCGGCGCTTCGCGATGCGGACCACATCGCTGGAGAACATCAAGAGGCTCAAGAACGCGACCGGGGGCACCGTCAACGACATCGTCATGGCGATCTGCGCCGGCGGGTTGCGGCAGTACCTGCTCGCCCATGACGCGCTGCCGGACCGGCCACTGCGGGCCATGGTTCCGGTGTCCA
It encodes the following:
- a CDS encoding WS/DGAT/MGAT family O-acyltransferase, with translation MKQLSGLDATFLYLETPTTFGHVTGLMIFERPNEEFDPYAAVYAKYASLIGELEPLRRRLVEVPLGLDHPYWVDDPNFDLDFHIREIHLARPGMADQLADQVSRIVGRPMDRNRPLWEVYVIDGLHSGRWAMLTKYHHATIDGAAGQLMLNIITDTEPDTTPPGPGPAWQPEELPSTVELLRKTAVNLAGHPVKALRVQTRLVRQLADTAGIDSISSAAAKTGSAIKSLARLGKEDGPKIPLPTSAAPPTPWNKPITGHRRFAMRTTSLENIKRLKNATGGTVNDIVMAICAGGLRQYLLAHDALPDRPLRAMVPVSIRTGDEEDPWTNRVSAIFAELPTDCADPLERVARCREAMLDAKRLLDLMPADQLGDLAQFSAPVLSTSAMRLASRFGLAHRIASLPFNLVISNVPGPRQPLYFAGAQLRHQFPVSIVTEGQGLNITVVSYLDRLDFGFVVDRELVPDVWDLVDMHIDEIGRLFEASGAEWAEEPQPAQPRRGRIRIAQPDEIC